The Phycisphaeraceae bacterium genome window below encodes:
- the hrpB gene encoding ATP-dependent helicase HrpB, translating to MLPVLAVESDITRALAAGNRLVLAAPTGSGKTTQVPQILHRSGLLAADQTIIVLQPRRLATRMVARRVAQEMGSPLGRLVGYQTRHDSQISQQTRIRFMTEGLLLRLLQNDPDLSGIGAVVLDEFHERNLAADLSLGLLKQLQERTRPELRLLVMSATLDIAMLRSYLACAVVETGGKLFPVTERYLPHRLTAPPWELAAQALRDVLAEHDEGDVLIFMPGAYEIRRTIEACCRVAGDVTFFPLHGSLPPREQDAAVSPYPGRKVVVSTNVAETSITIEGIRHVIDSGLGRVHRYDARRGINVLRVEPISQASATQRCGRAGRTAPGTCRRLWSLAEHRARAAHDTPEIRRLDLAEPLLQLKSLGVTNAADFPWLEPPEPHALLRAENLLNQLGATDTDGRITALGKRISAFPTHPRLGRLLIEAEQRGCLQRATLWAALIGDRNIVTGKVPRDLMYVAENETASDLTVLERVFEKASADQFRPSTCASLGVDPLAAREVAQTQRLLERAAHTPATVTTSPAASETAAIIKSLLVGFPDHVAVLRDAHSRRCAMSGQKRVMLEKESVVNRPGPILALEVREIGRGNESQVTLSLVSQLEIAWLEELFPHRLSKRTVAQWNPETRSVEEVEEYRFDDLVLSSITRPRANPDAAGEILVDLILRKEFKLDQWDDKVDDWIARTRCVAAWFPERKLIVYDESDLRVILLEFVADASQHAQLRDRPLLPKLRDALSWDDQRLVETMAPSELSLPSGRKMKLEYQPGQPPRGRAKIQDLYGLATTPRIAGGRVPVVLEILGPNYRPLQVTEDLAGFWTNLYPTLRKELSRRYPRHEWR from the coding sequence ATGCTGCCGGTCCTTGCGGTTGAATCCGACATCACACGCGCTCTGGCTGCGGGCAATCGACTCGTCCTTGCTGCGCCGACCGGGTCAGGCAAGACCACGCAGGTGCCTCAGATCCTGCATCGCAGCGGTTTGCTCGCTGCGGATCAGACGATCATCGTGCTCCAGCCGCGCCGGCTCGCCACCCGCATGGTTGCGCGTCGGGTCGCACAGGAGATGGGATCGCCGCTGGGTAGGTTGGTGGGATACCAGACTCGGCACGATAGCCAGATATCTCAACAGACGCGCATTCGTTTCATGACCGAAGGCTTGTTGCTGCGTCTGCTGCAAAATGATCCCGACTTATCAGGCATCGGCGCCGTTGTGCTTGATGAGTTTCACGAACGAAACCTCGCAGCAGACCTCTCGCTGGGTCTGCTCAAACAGTTGCAGGAGCGCACGCGCCCGGAGCTGCGCTTACTGGTGATGTCCGCGACACTCGATATCGCAATGCTGCGATCCTATCTGGCGTGTGCGGTCGTTGAGACAGGCGGAAAACTTTTTCCTGTTACGGAGCGATATCTTCCGCATCGCCTCACCGCGCCGCCGTGGGAACTGGCCGCACAAGCTTTGCGCGACGTGCTGGCTGAGCATGATGAAGGTGACGTGCTCATTTTTATGCCCGGTGCGTATGAGATACGTCGCACCATCGAGGCGTGCTGTCGCGTAGCGGGCGACGTCACCTTTTTCCCGTTGCACGGCTCGCTGCCTCCGCGTGAGCAGGATGCTGCGGTTTCGCCCTATCCGGGACGCAAGGTTGTCGTATCGACGAATGTGGCGGAAACCTCGATCACCATCGAGGGCATTCGTCACGTCATCGACAGCGGGCTGGGGCGGGTGCATCGTTACGACGCCAGGCGAGGCATCAACGTGCTGCGAGTCGAACCGATCAGTCAAGCCTCTGCGACGCAGCGTTGCGGTCGCGCCGGTCGAACCGCGCCGGGGACGTGTCGCCGTCTCTGGTCGCTCGCAGAGCACCGCGCTCGCGCAGCGCACGACACACCGGAAATCCGCCGACTCGATCTGGCGGAACCGCTGCTTCAGCTCAAATCGCTGGGCGTGACCAATGCGGCGGACTTTCCTTGGCTCGAACCTCCCGAACCACATGCGCTGCTGCGCGCCGAAAATCTACTGAACCAGCTCGGCGCTACGGATACAGACGGCCGGATCACCGCTCTGGGCAAACGGATATCCGCGTTTCCCACTCATCCGCGACTTGGACGGCTGTTGATCGAAGCGGAACAACGCGGCTGCCTGCAACGCGCTACGCTCTGGGCGGCACTGATCGGTGACCGCAACATCGTTACCGGCAAGGTGCCGCGAGACTTGATGTACGTCGCGGAAAACGAAACCGCATCCGATCTGACGGTGCTTGAACGAGTCTTCGAGAAAGCATCCGCGGATCAATTTCGGCCATCGACATGCGCATCGCTGGGTGTCGATCCGCTGGCGGCCCGTGAGGTCGCGCAGACTCAACGGTTGCTCGAACGGGCAGCCCATACTCCTGCCACAGTTACGACATCTCCCGCTGCCTCGGAAACCGCTGCGATAATCAAGTCACTCCTTGTCGGTTTCCCCGATCACGTCGCGGTGCTGCGTGATGCGCATAGTCGGCGATGTGCGATGTCCGGACAAAAGCGCGTGATGCTGGAGAAAGAAAGCGTGGTGAACCGACCGGGGCCGATCCTCGCTCTCGAAGTGCGCGAGATCGGCCGGGGCAACGAGTCGCAAGTTACGCTTAGCCTCGTAAGCCAGCTTGAAATCGCCTGGCTCGAAGAGCTGTTTCCCCATCGACTCAGCAAACGCACCGTGGCACAGTGGAATCCGGAAACGCGCTCCGTCGAGGAAGTCGAGGAATACCGCTTCGATGATCTCGTGCTGTCGAGCATCACCAGGCCGCGTGCCAACCCCGATGCAGCCGGTGAAATACTGGTGGACCTGATTCTCCGTAAAGAATTTAAGCTCGATCAGTGGGATGACAAAGTTGATGACTGGATTGCGCGGACACGGTGCGTCGCCGCATGGTTTCCCGAACGAAAGCTCATCGTCTATGACGAAAGCGATCTGCGGGTGATCCTGCTGGAGTTCGTTGCGGACGCATCACAGCACGCACAATTGCGCGATCGGCCGCTGCTGCCAAAATTGCGTGATGCTCTTTCATGGGACGATCAGCGATTAGTGGAGACGATGGCGCCATCGGAGCTTTCGCTACCCAGCGGCAGGAAGATGAAACTCGAATATCAGCCCGGCCAGCCGCCGCGCGGACGGGCGAAGATTCAGGATTTGTACGGCCTGGCAACCACGCCGCGCATCGCCGGCGGCCGTGTGCCCGTCGTGCTTGAAATCCTTGGACCCAACTATCGCCCGCTCCAGGTGACGGAAGATCTCGCGGGATTCTGGACCAATCTCTACCCGACACTGCGCAAAGAACTCTCACGCCGTTATCCGCGCCATGAGTGGCGATGA
- a CDS encoding carboxymuconolactone decarboxylase family protein, with protein sequence MTQRIDYQKVSPGAFKAMLGLATYVRNSGLEHSLLELIQMRVSQINGCARCLDMHSKDARTAGETEQRLYLLSAWREAPFYTDRERAALLWAEAVTELGREGIGDDIYNHVCRFFDEKSLVDLTLAIIAINGWNRLAIPFHSEVGSYQPTAHPK encoded by the coding sequence ATGACTCAGCGAATCGATTATCAGAAAGTGTCACCGGGTGCCTTCAAAGCAATGCTCGGCCTCGCAACCTATGTACGAAACAGCGGGCTGGAACATTCCCTGCTGGAATTGATCCAGATGCGCGTTTCTCAGATCAACGGCTGCGCTCGATGTCTGGATATGCACTCCAAAGACGCACGGACAGCCGGCGAAACCGAACAGAGGCTTTATCTGCTCTCGGCATGGCGTGAAGCACCGTTTTACACCGACCGCGAACGGGCCGCTCTGCTCTGGGCTGAGGCCGTCACGGAACTCGGTCGCGAAGGTATCGGCGACGACATTTACAACCATGTCTGTCGCTTCTTCGATGAAAAATCACTGGTCGATCTGACCCTGGCGATCATTGCCATCAATGGATGGAACCGTCTGGCGATCCCCTTCCACAGTGAAGTCGGCAGCTACCAGCCAACGGCGCATCCCAAGTAA
- a CDS encoding response regulator translates to MNQPTANSVHPRVLLVEDHPEVARATIEMLDIIGCPVTLAGTRHSAEAAVETGERFDLVLIDYSLPDGTGVDLLKRLRKHRPIRAILITAHTKNMILHGDEAGFVQYLAKPVEIDELRRAVESAMRVTL, encoded by the coding sequence ATGAATCAACCAACCGCCAACTCTGTTCACCCTCGTGTGCTGCTCGTGGAGGACCATCCTGAGGTCGCCCGTGCGACGATCGAGATGCTCGACATCATCGGATGCCCGGTTACCTTGGCCGGTACGCGCCATTCCGCCGAAGCCGCGGTTGAGACAGGCGAACGATTCGACCTGGTATTGATTGATTACAGTCTGCCCGACGGGACAGGAGTGGACCTGCTTAAACGCTTGAGAAAACACCGGCCGATCCGTGCGATCCTCATCACCGCCCACACGAAAAACATGATTCTCCACGGTGACGAAGCGGGATTTGTGCAATACCTCGCGAAGCCGGTGGAGATTGACGAGTTGCGGAGAGCTGTGGAAAGCGCGATGAGAGTGACGCTGTAA
- a CDS encoding response regulator transcription factor, translating into MNDVIKVLIIDDHALVREALAQRFAADPKFEVVGTAEEAEAGVSLAVQMRPDIVLTDIDMPGVSAFDAVRRIGAIVPDVQVIFLSAYTHDHFIEQALSVGALGYVTKRESLDAVVTAAGEVARGGTYFSPEVQARIVVDASGLHLEGGKTRATRLSPRELEVLGYLARGHSKKDIADLMHVSIKTVDTHTLRLMGKLDIHDRVELARFAIREGMAKA; encoded by the coding sequence ATGAATGATGTCATCAAGGTTTTGATTATCGACGACCATGCGCTGGTACGGGAAGCACTGGCGCAGCGTTTTGCCGCCGATCCGAAATTTGAAGTCGTTGGAACAGCGGAAGAAGCGGAGGCAGGCGTCTCACTGGCAGTGCAGATGCGGCCGGATATCGTGCTCACCGATATCGACATGCCCGGCGTCAGCGCGTTTGATGCGGTGCGACGGATCGGCGCGATAGTTCCCGACGTGCAAGTCATCTTTCTCAGCGCATACACGCATGATCATTTCATCGAGCAGGCGCTGAGCGTTGGCGCACTGGGCTACGTGACCAAACGGGAATCACTTGACGCTGTGGTAACTGCCGCAGGTGAAGTGGCGCGGGGCGGCACTTACTTTTCCCCCGAAGTGCAGGCACGTATCGTCGTGGATGCTTCAGGTCTGCATCTCGAAGGCGGAAAAACCCGCGCGACACGGCTGAGCCCCCGCGAGTTGGAGGTGCTGGGATATCTGGCCCGTGGACACTCGAAAAAAGACATTGCGGATCTCATGCACGTGAGCATCAAAACCGTTGACACTCACACGCTCCGACTGATGGGAAAACTTGACATTCACGATCGCGTGGAACTTGCCCGCTTTGCCATCCGCGAAGGCATGGCCAAAGCATAA
- a CDS encoding PAS domain-containing protein, which translates to MPQRRKKVRDLAPSRLIDEVKWRTLAQNVPDFLALVDRQGRFLWLNRVVKGLDLAAVSNQTIYDFMSRRDQAKARAALKAVFATGKLQRYDVDSVGDNGKRAWYTTRISAIKTGRRVTAAILIATDITPRRRAEERLLAAEERLRVLLSRIPAVVWTTDTDLRWTSSHGAGLAALRLEPDEAVGKTFYEFFGTRDRKYPPIAAALRALRGEANQYELIWQDHIYQSHVEPLHDARGTIIGTIGIAIDVTETMRSHQERDRLEAALRQMQKVDAMGRLATGAAHGFGNALTAIRGFIDAAQRKLPENHAAHADLRSARAAAEHAAQQASSLLFLGHGNDPTGSSDCPALLRESIDMLSRMLPSNIKLKLDIPSDLQVWVNINPTQLQQVIMNLAINARDAMPAGGELTITLTQIPTSEDDLRSQRFISLTVADTGEGMSSRVKSRVFEPFFTTKSRGDGTGLGLPIVQSIVLHHGGRVAIDSTPGKGTVVTIELPCCDAPPVATGEIAAMARAGVVLLADPDRLIRRTLSSALEKEGYVVEQAADSDAAVAKFRERSGEFSVVLLNCELAKFDGAACHAAIRASGSAVPVVMLGACADCATDPDRDFVLAKPFRMTDLLDLIGRVTSPDSDKLRGTQR; encoded by the coding sequence TTGCCTCAACGACGTAAGAAGGTCCGCGATCTCGCGCCGTCGCGATTGATCGACGAGGTCAAGTGGAGAACGCTCGCGCAGAACGTGCCGGACTTTCTGGCGTTGGTGGATCGGCAGGGTCGCTTTCTCTGGCTCAATCGTGTGGTGAAAGGATTAGACCTCGCGGCCGTCTCGAACCAGACGATCTACGACTTCATGTCGCGGCGCGATCAGGCCAAGGCACGGGCAGCACTCAAGGCTGTGTTCGCCACCGGCAAACTTCAGCGGTATGACGTGGACTCAGTGGGTGACAACGGCAAGCGCGCCTGGTACACGACGCGGATCAGCGCAATCAAAACCGGTCGGCGTGTCACTGCTGCGATCCTCATTGCGACCGACATCACGCCGCGCCGCCGCGCAGAGGAGCGCCTGCTCGCCGCCGAGGAACGCCTGCGTGTCCTGCTGTCGCGCATCCCCGCTGTTGTCTGGACCACCGATACTGACTTGCGCTGGACCTCATCCCACGGTGCAGGTCTGGCGGCACTTCGACTCGAACCTGACGAGGCTGTGGGCAAGACGTTCTATGAGTTTTTCGGTACCAGAGATCGCAAATATCCCCCCATCGCCGCTGCTTTACGCGCACTGCGCGGCGAGGCAAATCAGTACGAGCTGATCTGGCAGGATCACATCTATCAGTCGCATGTCGAACCGCTCCACGACGCGCGAGGAACAATCATCGGCACCATCGGTATCGCGATCGACGTGACGGAAACCATGCGTTCACACCAGGAGCGCGATCGGTTGGAGGCGGCGCTACGTCAGATGCAAAAAGTGGACGCGATGGGTCGCCTCGCCACCGGTGCTGCGCATGGATTTGGTAATGCGCTGACCGCCATTCGCGGTTTCATTGATGCCGCCCAGCGCAAGCTCCCCGAAAACCACGCCGCCCATGCCGATTTACGCTCGGCGCGCGCCGCCGCCGAACACGCTGCCCAGCAGGCTTCGTCCCTCCTGTTTCTGGGTCACGGCAATGATCCGACCGGATCAAGCGATTGTCCCGCCCTTCTGCGCGAATCCATCGACATGCTCAGCCGGATGCTTCCCTCGAATATCAAGCTGAAACTTGATATTCCTTCAGATCTTCAGGTGTGGGTGAATATCAACCCGACCCAGCTTCAACAGGTCATCATGAATCTGGCGATCAATGCACGCGATGCGATGCCTGCGGGCGGCGAGCTGACAATCACACTGACGCAGATACCGACCAGCGAAGACGACCTCCGCAGCCAACGATTTATTTCGCTGACTGTGGCAGACACCGGCGAGGGCATGTCCTCGCGGGTGAAGTCTCGCGTGTTCGAGCCGTTTTTCACCACCAAATCGCGCGGCGATGGAACCGGCCTGGGCCTTCCCATTGTGCAGAGCATCGTTTTGCATCACGGCGGCCGCGTTGCGATCGACTCAACGCCCGGCAAAGGCACCGTCGTGACGATCGAGCTGCCGTGCTGCGATGCACCACCCGTTGCAACCGGAGAGATAGCCGCGATGGCGCGTGCCGGCGTGGTGCTGCTGGCTGACCCGGATCGACTGATCCGCAGGACACTCAGCTCCGCGCTGGAAAAGGAAGGTTATGTCGTCGAACAGGCGGCTGACAGCGACGCGGCTGTGGCAAAGTTCCGGGAACGATCGGGCGAATTCTCCGTCGTTCTGCTCAATTGCGAGCTGGCGAAATTTGATGGTGCCGCCTGTCACGCCGCGATTCGTGCCAGCGGATCCGCCGTGCCGGTGGTCATGCTCGGTGCCTGCGCGGATTGCGCCACGGATCCCGACCGCGATTTCGTTCTTGCCAAACCGTTCAGGATGACCGATCTTCTTGACCTAATCGGGCGCGTCACTTCGCCTGACTCTGACAAACTCCGGGGAACACAACGATGA
- a CDS encoding alpha-glucosidase/alpha-galactosidase: protein MSIKIAFIGAGSLGFTRGLFRDILSVPELRDTHFAFNDINTQNLDMVTKLCGKDIEANGLPARITATTNRRKALEGADYIINCTRIGGLEAYKHDIDIPLKYGVDQCVGDTICAGGVMYGQRNIPAILGFCKDIREVAADNALFLNYANPNCINTWAANQYGKVNTIGLCHGVLHGHSQIASVIQLLINKGKKPGDKGFTKVTRDDVDIICAGINHQTWYIQVRYKGEEWTPRLLEGFQQHPEYKQTEKVRIDMLKRFGYYSTESNGHLSEYVPWYRKRTGDIHKWIDMSCWINGETGGYLRVCSEGRNWFKTDYAKILKSAGEPIKPETRGHEHGSYIIEGLETGRPYRGHFIVMNNGCISNLTDDAAVEVPGYVDKNGVNIPRVGDLPLGCAAVCDVSINVQRLAVEAGVHGDVNLLKQAMMMDPLVGAVCDPEEISQMTDEMLVAQAEWLPQYKGEIAGAKARLSAAKRSGKYLGTNSSQGAARLPMASPKKRKGSKARRR from the coding sequence GTGTCTATCAAAATCGCATTCATCGGTGCTGGCAGCCTCGGATTCACCCGCGGACTTTTTCGTGACATCTTGAGCGTTCCCGAGCTGCGGGACACTCACTTTGCGTTTAACGACATCAATACGCAAAACCTCGACATGGTGACAAAACTCTGCGGCAAGGATATCGAGGCCAACGGCCTGCCTGCCCGGATCACCGCCACCACGAATCGCCGCAAGGCACTTGAGGGAGCCGACTACATCATCAACTGCACTCGCATCGGCGGGTTGGAAGCGTACAAGCACGACATCGATATACCCCTCAAATATGGTGTGGACCAGTGCGTCGGCGACACCATCTGTGCCGGCGGCGTGATGTACGGCCAACGAAACATTCCCGCCATCCTCGGCTTCTGCAAGGACATCCGCGAAGTGGCCGCTGATAACGCACTCTTCCTCAACTATGCCAACCCCAACTGCATCAACACCTGGGCGGCCAACCAATACGGCAAGGTCAATACCATCGGTCTCTGCCACGGCGTGCTGCACGGACACTCGCAGATCGCCTCGGTGATTCAACTCCTGATCAACAAAGGTAAAAAGCCCGGCGATAAAGGTTTCACCAAAGTGACTCGCGACGATGTGGACATCATCTGCGCGGGTATCAACCATCAGACGTGGTACATCCAGGTTCGATACAAAGGCGAGGAGTGGACTCCGCGCCTGCTCGAAGGATTTCAGCAGCACCCTGAATACAAGCAGACTGAAAAGGTCCGCATCGACATGCTCAAACGGTTCGGCTACTACTCGACCGAGAGTAATGGCCATCTCTCCGAATACGTGCCGTGGTACCGCAAGCGCACCGGGGACATCCACAAGTGGATCGATATGTCGTGCTGGATCAACGGAGAAACGGGCGGCTATCTGCGTGTCTGCTCTGAGGGACGAAACTGGTTTAAGACCGACTATGCGAAAATCCTCAAATCTGCGGGTGAACCCATCAAGCCTGAAACGCGCGGACACGAACACGGCAGTTACATCATCGAAGGGCTTGAAACCGGACGGCCATACCGGGGTCACTTCATCGTTATGAATAACGGGTGCATCTCCAACCTGACCGATGACGCAGCGGTCGAAGTGCCCGGATACGTGGACAAAAACGGCGTGAACATTCCTCGCGTTGGCGATCTGCCGCTGGGCTGTGCGGCGGTATGCGACGTGTCGATCAACGTGCAACGACTGGCTGTCGAGGCTGGCGTACATGGCGATGTGAACCTGCTTAAGCAGGCGATGATGATGGACCCGCTTGTCGGGGCGGTGTGTGATCCGGAAGAAATTTCGCAGATGACCGACGAGATGCTCGTGGCGCAAGCGGAGTGGCTGCCGCAATACAAAGGCGAGATCGCCGGCGCCAAAGCCCGACTGTCAGCGGCAAAACGGAGCGGCAAATATCTGGGAACAAACTCCAGTCAAGGCGCAGCACGCTTACCGATGGCGTCCCCAAAAAAGCGCAAAGGCTCGAAGGCACGCAGGCGGTAA
- a CDS encoding neutral/alkaline non-lysosomal ceramidase N-terminal domain-containing protein, producing the protein MAKTSSHRQPSWKAGLAKVDITPTEPIWLAGWGFRTRTSQGVSQPIWVKALALRSGNDKPAVWVTADLLGLSQKMTAIIAARVQKKYGIDRSHLVLNASHSHSGPVTGDVLRLYFDLPKREDIIINRYTEWLYDRFVEVVGAALADLSPATLSFGQGLAGIAVNRRRARYHGRSLPTVVDQDVPVLAVHSPAGQLRGVVFGYACHTTCISDDKVNGDYAGYAQAGVEQNHPGAIALFAQGCGGDANPLPRHAPGLGEAYGFILASAVEQVLCQRMKPVNGPLRVAFDEAHLPFESLPTREELLRYKDGPSIINRRAMKWQLSLMKGTDRRPRHLTYPIHVWQFGSDLKIISLSSEPVADYALRFKQTYGSDDTWVAGYSDDYWCYIPSRRVWQEGGYEGFTGMLECYLPGPFSPCVEEIIADKVDALIVETSGSPRPYPRPSKHE; encoded by the coding sequence ATGGCAAAGACATCGTCGCATCGTCAACCATCCTGGAAAGCTGGTCTGGCTAAAGTCGATATCACGCCGACCGAGCCGATCTGGCTCGCCGGCTGGGGTTTTCGCACCAGGACATCGCAGGGAGTCAGCCAACCCATCTGGGTCAAAGCCCTCGCGCTTCGCAGCGGCAACGATAAGCCTGCCGTGTGGGTTACCGCTGACCTGCTGGGTTTGAGCCAAAAAATGACCGCGATCATCGCAGCTCGTGTGCAGAAAAAATACGGCATCGATCGCTCTCATCTCGTGCTCAATGCTTCTCACTCGCACAGCGGGCCGGTCACTGGTGATGTGCTGCGGTTGTATTTCGACCTGCCCAAGCGCGAGGACATCATCATCAATCGCTACACGGAATGGCTCTATGACCGATTCGTGGAGGTCGTCGGTGCCGCTCTTGCTGATCTTTCACCGGCAACGCTCTCATTCGGACAAGGGTTGGCGGGGATCGCGGTCAATCGTCGCCGAGCACGTTACCACGGACGATCACTACCCACCGTGGTGGATCAGGATGTTCCCGTGCTGGCAGTGCATTCACCGGCAGGACAGTTGCGAGGCGTCGTTTTCGGCTATGCCTGCCACACAACCTGCATCAGCGATGACAAAGTCAACGGCGACTACGCAGGCTATGCACAGGCTGGGGTGGAACAGAACCACCCCGGCGCGATCGCGCTTTTTGCTCAAGGCTGCGGCGGTGACGCCAACCCGCTGCCGCGCCACGCACCGGGGCTTGGCGAAGCCTACGGCTTCATCCTCGCCAGCGCCGTCGAACAGGTTTTGTGCCAGCGGATGAAGCCCGTCAATGGTCCGTTGCGCGTTGCCTTTGATGAAGCTCATCTGCCTTTTGAATCACTGCCCACACGCGAGGAATTGCTCCGCTACAAGGACGGTCCATCCATCATCAACCGTCGCGCGATGAAGTGGCAGTTGTCGCTGATGAAAGGCACCGATCGCCGTCCGCGCCACCTGACGTATCCGATCCACGTCTGGCAATTCGGATCGGATCTCAAGATTATTTCCCTCAGCAGCGAGCCAGTAGCTGACTACGCGCTTCGATTCAAGCAGACGTACGGATCCGACGACACCTGGGTGGCCGGCTACAGCGACGACTACTGGTGCTACATTCCATCTCGTCGTGTCTGGCAGGAAGGCGGCTACGAAGGATTCACCGGAATGCTGGAGTGCTACCTGCCCGGACCATTCAGCCCGTGTGTCGAGGAGATCATCGCGGATAAGGTGGACGCGCTGATCGTCGAGACCAGCGGTTCGCCGCGGCCATATCCCCGGCCGAGCAAACATGAATAG
- a CDS encoding phytanoyl-CoA dioxygenase family protein, which translates to MVTDRDKYFFDLQGFIVRRGVLTSAEVRELNDSLDAIPKLQPGQWYGGLHGHTYGTKDGINYQQIYEAGEPFERLIDHPSWIDHMRCFVGGEGTFDYKHGPLFIDENMANFREAGEAIGLHSGGNELIKRNQFRVVNQKFLNCQVNALIALTDIGPGDGATMVIPASHKQNFTHPDIAKHCMKPGGASGDNCEGAIEVFMQAGDVLIFTDAICHGSAKRTNPGFRRILVYRYGPSWGFFRHGYRPTRELLTRLTPQRRQIVWPHEPFQRTPNLKPGFNESYNSLEGPPMSTTGQGG; encoded by the coding sequence ATGGTTACCGATCGCGACAAATACTTTTTCGATCTTCAGGGGTTTATTGTTCGGCGCGGCGTGTTGACGTCAGCTGAGGTCCGTGAGCTTAACGATTCACTCGATGCCATCCCCAAGCTCCAACCCGGTCAGTGGTATGGCGGTCTGCACGGCCACACCTACGGAACGAAGGACGGCATCAACTATCAGCAGATTTACGAAGCGGGTGAGCCGTTTGAGCGACTCATTGACCACCCCTCGTGGATTGACCACATGAGGTGTTTCGTTGGCGGCGAGGGTACTTTTGACTACAAGCACGGGCCTCTCTTTATTGACGAAAACATGGCCAACTTCCGCGAGGCGGGTGAGGCGATCGGGCTGCACTCAGGCGGCAATGAGCTAATCAAGCGCAATCAGTTTCGTGTCGTCAATCAGAAATTTCTCAACTGCCAGGTCAATGCGCTGATCGCGCTGACGGACATCGGTCCCGGCGACGGTGCGACCATGGTCATCCCCGCCAGCCATAAGCAGAACTTTACGCATCCCGACATTGCCAAGCACTGCATGAAGCCGGGCGGCGCATCCGGTGATAACTGTGAGGGTGCGATCGAGGTATTCATGCAGGCAGGTGATGTGCTGATCTTCACCGATGCAATCTGTCACGGCTCCGCTAAGCGGACCAATCCCGGCTTTCGGCGAATCCTTGTTTACCGTTACGGTCCGTCCTGGGGATTTTTCCGACACGGCTACCGACCCACCCGTGAACTGCTCACGCGACTCACACCCCAACGCAGGCAGATTGTCTGGCCGCACGAACCCTTTCAGCGAACGCCGAATCTCAAACCCGGCTTTAACGAGTCTTACAACTCACTCGAAGGCCCGCCGATGTCAACCACCGGTCAGGGCGGGTGA
- a CDS encoding (2Fe-2S)-binding protein: protein MNPDDHVCLCFHVSKRKIVNFCKREKPPFASLISECLSAGTGCGWCVPFLKQLHEQSLAGVDDPDLSHSPEEYAKKRARFRATGKREQI, encoded by the coding sequence ATGAATCCCGACGATCATGTTTGTCTTTGTTTTCACGTTTCCAAGCGAAAAATCGTCAACTTTTGCAAGCGCGAAAAGCCGCCCTTCGCCAGCCTCATCAGCGAGTGTCTTTCCGCCGGTACGGGTTGCGGGTGGTGTGTGCCGTTTCTTAAACAACTGCACGAACAATCGTTAGCAGGGGTCGATGATCCGGACCTGAGCCACTCGCCAGAGGAATATGCAAAGAAACGCGCAAGGTTCCGCGCGACAGGCAAACGCGAGCAGATATAG
- the recR gene encoding recombination protein RecR, with the protein MNHLIQRLSRLPGLGKRSAERLAYHLLKQPAEEANELAGAIIDLKANVRHCAVCFNLTESLVCSICSDAQRDHSIVLVVEQPSDVISLESTGMHHGVYHVLMGRLSPLEGVGPGELNIDSLMERVKASAAVEPSSVQSKSTAVPIREVILGTNPTLEGDGTALYLSKQLSTLGVKVSRLARGLPQGSHLELVSKAVLADAISGRQDVR; encoded by the coding sequence ATGAACCATCTCATACAGCGGCTTTCCCGCCTGCCGGGGCTGGGAAAACGCTCGGCTGAGCGGCTGGCGTACCATCTGCTCAAGCAGCCTGCGGAAGAAGCGAATGAACTGGCGGGAGCGATCATCGACCTCAAGGCCAACGTCCGTCATTGCGCTGTGTGTTTTAATCTGACCGAGTCTCTGGTTTGCTCCATCTGTTCCGATGCTCAGCGCGATCACAGCATTGTGCTCGTCGTCGAGCAGCCTTCCGATGTGATCAGCCTGGAATCCACTGGCATGCATCATGGGGTGTATCACGTGCTGATGGGTCGGCTGTCGCCACTCGAAGGAGTCGGTCCGGGTGAATTAAATATTGACTCACTGATGGAACGGGTGAAAGCCTCCGCAGCAGTGGAGCCTTCATCTGTTCAGTCGAAGTCAACCGCAGTACCCATCCGCGAAGTGATCCTCGGCACCAACCCGACTCTCGAAGGCGACGGCACCGCGCTGTATCTCTCTAAGCAGCTTTCAACTCTCGGCGTCAAGGTCTCGCGCCTGGCCCGCGGCCTGCCGCAGGGAAGCCATCTCGAACTCGTGAGCAAGGCTGTGTTGGCCGATGCTATCTCAGGAAGACAGGATGTTCGATGA